In Myxococcota bacterium, one genomic interval encodes:
- a CDS encoding NADH-quinone oxidoreductase subunit C, which translates to MSSADDLLRTQSAVASPAGEVPELTLAELQTALVDGVRRGERVAALFAAAREHGTCLVAVLASDRDGSIRVGRSSPIQGSFPSLTPQLPSVHLFEREIFEQHDLRPDGHPWLKPVRFPPRAGAAAAVGIADFYKIEGDEVHEVAVGPVHAGVIEPGHFRFQCHGENVMHLEISLGYQHRGVERAVVAGDPRRRLHYFETAAGDTTIGHATAYAQLVEALAGSRVSARAHALRAVALELERMANHTGDLGALAGDVGFLPTAAFCGRLRGDWLNLSAELCGSRFGRGLVRPGGLGFDVDGPRAARMAEAVERAVAEVGQSADLLWDTPSVMSRFEDTCPLSREQAFAIGLVGPAARACGLTRDVRTTHPTGIYRVAQIPVATWDSGDVFARAYVRWLEVRRSAEFARDQLGSLPGGQMRASCGALAPDHVCVSLVEGWRGEICHVGWTDASGRLSGYKIVDPSFHNWLGLALALRGQQISDFPLCNKSFNLSYCGFDL; encoded by the coding sequence GAGCCCCGCGGGAGAAGTGCCGGAGCTGACGCTCGCCGAGCTGCAGACGGCGCTGGTCGACGGCGTCCGCCGCGGCGAGCGTGTGGCGGCGCTGTTCGCGGCGGCCCGGGAGCACGGCACGTGCCTGGTCGCCGTCCTCGCCTCGGACCGCGACGGAAGCATACGGGTGGGCCGCAGCTCGCCGATCCAAGGCTCGTTCCCGTCACTCACTCCGCAGCTACCGAGCGTCCACCTCTTCGAGCGCGAGATCTTCGAGCAGCACGATCTGCGGCCGGACGGACACCCGTGGCTCAAGCCGGTGCGTTTTCCGCCGCGCGCGGGGGCGGCCGCCGCGGTCGGCATCGCGGACTTCTACAAGATCGAGGGCGACGAGGTCCACGAAGTCGCCGTGGGGCCCGTGCATGCGGGGGTGATCGAGCCGGGTCACTTCCGCTTCCAGTGTCACGGTGAGAACGTGATGCACCTGGAGATCTCGCTCGGCTACCAGCATCGCGGCGTGGAGCGCGCCGTCGTGGCCGGCGACCCGCGCCGCAGGCTCCACTATTTCGAGACGGCCGCGGGAGACACCACGATCGGACACGCGACGGCCTACGCGCAGCTCGTCGAGGCGCTCGCGGGCTCCCGGGTCTCCGCGCGCGCACACGCGCTGCGGGCGGTCGCGCTCGAGCTCGAGCGCATGGCGAACCACACGGGCGATCTGGGCGCGCTGGCCGGTGACGTGGGCTTCCTGCCCACCGCCGCGTTCTGCGGCAGGCTGCGAGGTGACTGGCTGAACCTCTCCGCCGAGCTCTGCGGAAGCCGCTTCGGGCGGGGCCTGGTGCGGCCCGGGGGTCTCGGCTTCGACGTCGACGGACCGCGCGCCGCGCGAATGGCCGAGGCGGTGGAACGAGCGGTGGCCGAGGTGGGCCAGTCCGCAGACCTGCTCTGGGACACGCCGTCGGTGATGTCGCGCTTCGAAGACACGTGCCCGCTCTCGCGCGAGCAAGCCTTTGCGATTGGACTCGTGGGCCCGGCGGCGCGCGCCTGCGGCCTGACCCGAGACGTCCGCACGACGCATCCGACCGGGATCTACCGCGTCGCCCAGATCCCCGTGGCGACCTGGGACTCGGGCGACGTGTTCGCGCGCGCCTACGTGCGCTGGCTCGAGGTGCGGCGCTCGGCGGAGTTTGCCCGCGACCAGCTCGGCAGCCTGCCCGGCGGACAGATGCGCGCGAGCTGCGGTGCGCTCGCGCCGGACCACGTCTGCGTCTCACTGGTCGAGGGCTGGCGCGGCGAAATCTGTCACGTCGGCTGGACGGACGCGTCGGGGCGCCTCTCCGGCTACAAGATCGTGGATCCGTCGTTCCACAACTGGCTGGGGCTCGCCCTGGCGCTGCGCGGTCAGCAGATCTCCGACTTCCCGCTGTGCAACAAGAGCTTCAATCTCAGCTACTGCGGGTTCGACCTGTAG